TATGAAATAATGGCTCCATAATATTGTGATTGGAATATGAGTAATCTTATCATCATAACAACGTTCGTTGAATTCTACAAAATTCTCTAAAGAAGGTTGGCAAAGGACAAAGAATGATGCTTCAGCCAGTCAATTCGCCCCCTTCCTTCCTGGGTCTATAATTGACTCAAATAGAAATAGCTAGCTGGAAAACCAAACTCGGgcacaatattaattaaaagagGCAAAGACTTCAATCAATCTTTTAGGCGATGCCAAGCTTCACTATAATTCCTCTGACAAACAGATGAAACTAATTCATGGCAACAGCGCAATGATACATTGCTTGAAAACAAATCACAATGCATgcatgtttgtttatttttccaTTGAGATACACCAAATTAAaggcatttaatttaatttaaatatatatatatatatttatggagAATATTAAGTTGTTCTGTGCACTTGATCGGCTGGAGATGGACCCAGTTGATATGGTCAGATCTTTGGCTCAAAGTCGTGAAGATTGAGTTGACGCTGACTTCGATCGTGTTCCACACTTTCAGAAGCCAAAACCTAGGAAACTTCCAATTCCGCCAAGGTTCTGCAAGAGAGAACTAAAATCGACAGAACCACCACTGCCCTGCAAAAGAGAACTGAAATCAGAAGAACCACCGCCGCCCGCCATCTGCTGCAATATCTGCGTGTAGTCCGGATTTCTGCCACCTCCGCCACCCGCCATCTGCTGCAATAACTGCAAATAATTCCCATTACCGCCATTACCCTGCATTTGCTGCAAAAGTTGAGCTTGTTCGGCATCACGGCGAGCATTTTCCGCCATTATCGCGTGAAAGTGCTGCTCCCACGTTGGCTTGTGGGGAACACTAGGAGAACTGGGAACCGCTGGGTTGCTAAATTGGTAGTTTTGGCTATTCATGGATCCAAAAGCACCTGTGTGTTAGGAAAGATGAAAGGAGAAgttagagaaagaaaatatcaaattacataaaactggggttatatgtgtgtgtgcgcgtgtgtgTGTAACTTGCTTACTTAAATTGGTAATAAAcaaatatgaacaaaattttaaaaatatccaaacaaacaccacaacaaaataaagaattagAGATAGATAATTAGGGCcagatattattttttttcctttaaaacgCAACTATCAGCCTCTAAGACATTCAATTTTCTTCAGTGAAACTGCCGGTAAAACCTTTTGTGCAGGTTTTATGTCGGTAATCTACTTTTATGACCAATAAACTGAATTATCACTAAAGATATAATTAGAAACCCCAGCAACGGTGACAATTATGAATTTGCTTCGAATATAAGTTTATAGGCAGAGGTATGACTTTGATCGACACATTATTGTTTTGTTATAATGAAATCTGCAAGAGacagaaaatattataaaatattctaacaACCAGGATGCCAAGGCGGTCTCGCTGGAAACTGAGGCCCAGGAGCCAGCTGGAACGCAGGATTAAAGGTTGGTGGTGCTTGAGATTGCTGGGTTTGATGAACTGGATTGTGAACGGAAGCGGCTGGTTTCGTTGCTGCACAATCCAGATGAGCATCAAAGTCACACAAATCGCAGCGGTAGAGCCAGTGCTTGGACCCTGACTGCATGCAAATATCACAACGATAGGGCAGAGCAGAGTGGCGTGGAGAGAAGATGAGGTTGAGCTGGTGGCGGTGACATGGATGAGTGGTTGTCAACGGCATGGAAGCACACGGGACATGGAGGTCAAGGCTGCAAGCTTTGCAGTGGTAGGAAAAGCCATTGCCTCGCTTGCCGCAAGCATCGCAGTAGAAGAAGCCTTGGGGGTATGTGGGAGAGCAAAGAAGAGAGAAGTCATGGTTCGGGTGGAAAGGGTGCTTGATTTTGAGAGGCGTTTGGGAGCAATTGAGATGGAGGAAGTAGCTGCATTTGGGGCAGCTGTAGATCCATGATCCGGCGGAAACTGGGAGCTTGCAGCATGAACATGAAGCTAGGTTTAGGGTTTGCCGTGGCTGGTGGTTTGAGAGCTGCA
This window of the Diospyros lotus cultivar Yz01 chromosome 5, ASM1463336v1, whole genome shotgun sequence genome carries:
- the LOC127802602 gene encoding uncharacterized protein LOC127802602 yields the protein MGNPSSSQPQPRIQHFSHEHPLQLSNHQPRQTLNLASCSCCKLPVSAGSWIYSCPKCSYFLHLNCSQTPLKIKHPFHPNHDFSLLCSPTYPQGFFYCDACGKRGNGFSYHCKACSLDLHVPCASMPLTTTHPCHRHQLNLIFSPRHSALPYRCDICMQSGSKHWLYRCDLCDFDAHLDCAATKPAASVHNPVHQTQQSQAPPTFNPAFQLAPGPQFPARPPWHPGAFGSMNSQNYQFSNPAVPSSPSVPHKPTWEQHFHAIMAENARRDAEQAQLLQQMQGNGGNGNYLQLLQQMAGGGGGRNPDYTQILQQMAGGGGSSDFSSLLQGSGGSVDFSSLLQNLGGIGSFLGFGF